A section of the Streptomyces sp. NBC_00178 genome encodes:
- a CDS encoding FAD-dependent oxidoreductase, giving the protein MAEAADRKRTVIMTVDDDPGVSRAVARDLRRRYGATCRVIRAESGDSALQALRELKLRGDLVAVILADYRMPQMNGIEFLEQALDVYPEARRVLLTAYADTGAAIDAINVVDLDHYLLKPWDPPEEKLYPVLDDLLQAWRAGHHRAHPSTKVVGHRWSARSSETREFLARNQVPYRWYSSDEPEGQRLLSAAGQDGLRLPVVITPDGTPLVEPEAGELAVHVGLATTPTADFYDLVVVGGGPAGLGAAVYGASEGLRTVLVERSATGGQAGQSSRIENYLGFPDGVSGGQLTERAMRQAGRFGAEVLTTREVTGLEAHGSARIVRFSDGSEIAAHSVILATGVSYRQLPSGGADELTGRGVFYGSALTEAASCQGHDVYVVGGANSAGQAAMYLSRTAESVTLLVRGESIAASMSYYLIQQIEETPNIRVRCGTVVDTAHGDGHLEHLTLREVQSGANELVDAQWLFVFIGAAPLTDWLDGTVLRDRRGFILAGPDMTPDGRPPADWELERPPYHLETSVPGVFVAGDARAESAKRVASAVGEGAMAVMLVHRYLEQT; this is encoded by the coding sequence ATGGCAGAGGCCGCAGACCGGAAGCGGACCGTCATCATGACCGTGGATGACGACCCGGGGGTGTCCCGCGCCGTCGCCCGCGACCTCAGGCGACGCTACGGCGCCACCTGTCGCGTGATCCGCGCGGAGTCCGGTGACTCGGCACTCCAGGCACTGCGGGAACTGAAACTGCGCGGCGATCTGGTCGCGGTGATCCTCGCCGACTACCGGATGCCGCAGATGAACGGCATCGAGTTCCTCGAACAGGCCCTGGACGTCTACCCCGAGGCCCGTCGGGTCCTGCTGACCGCGTACGCGGACACCGGGGCGGCGATCGACGCGATCAACGTCGTGGACCTCGACCACTACCTGCTGAAGCCGTGGGACCCTCCGGAGGAGAAGCTCTACCCGGTCCTGGACGACCTGCTCCAGGCGTGGCGGGCCGGTCATCACCGGGCCCACCCGAGCACCAAGGTGGTCGGGCACCGCTGGTCGGCACGCTCCTCGGAGACCCGGGAGTTCCTGGCACGCAATCAGGTCCCGTACCGCTGGTACTCGTCGGACGAGCCGGAAGGGCAGCGGCTGCTCTCCGCAGCCGGGCAGGACGGGTTGCGGCTGCCCGTGGTGATCACCCCGGACGGAACGCCGCTGGTCGAGCCGGAGGCCGGCGAACTCGCCGTCCACGTGGGGCTCGCGACCACGCCGACGGCGGACTTCTACGACCTGGTGGTGGTCGGCGGCGGTCCGGCCGGGCTGGGCGCCGCCGTGTACGGCGCGTCGGAGGGGCTGCGGACGGTGCTGGTGGAGCGGTCCGCGACGGGCGGACAGGCGGGACAGAGCTCCCGGATCGAGAACTACCTCGGCTTCCCGGACGGCGTCTCGGGCGGGCAGCTCACGGAGCGGGCTATGCGGCAGGCGGGACGGTTCGGCGCCGAGGTCCTCACCACACGCGAGGTGACCGGCCTGGAGGCCCACGGGTCGGCGCGGATCGTGCGGTTCTCGGACGGCTCGGAGATCGCCGCGCACAGTGTCATCCTGGCCACCGGCGTGTCGTACCGCCAGCTCCCCTCCGGCGGCGCGGACGAGCTGACGGGCCGTGGTGTGTTCTACGGCTCGGCGCTGACGGAGGCGGCTTCCTGCCAGGGCCACGACGTGTACGTCGTCGGCGGCGCCAACTCTGCCGGGCAGGCGGCGATGTACCTCTCGCGGACGGCCGAGTCGGTGACGCTGCTGGTGCGCGGTGAGTCGATCGCCGCGTCGATGTCGTACTACCTGATCCAGCAGATCGAGGAGACGCCGAACATCAGGGTGCGGTGCGGCACCGTCGTCGACACCGCGCACGGCGACGGCCACCTGGAACACCTGACCTTGCGTGAGGTACAGAGCGGGGCGAACGAACTCGTGGACGCACAATGGCTGTTCGTCTTCATCGGTGCCGCCCCGCTGACCGACTGGCTGGACGGCACGGTGCTCCGCGACAGGCGGGGGTTCATCCTGGCCGGTCCCGACATGACGCCCGACGGGCGGCCGCCGGCGGACTGGGAGCTGGAACGGCCGCCCTACCACCTGGAGACCAGTGTTCCCGGGGTGTTCGTGGCGGGCGACGCACGCGCCGAGTCCGCGAAGCGGGTCGCGTCCGCCGTCGGAGAGGGAGCCATGGCCGTGATGCTCGTCCACCGCTACCTGGAGCAGACATGA
- a CDS encoding oxidoreductase, whose translation MNDQQPELDGRLAVVTGASKGIGLAVTTALAEAGAHVLAVARTSTPELRALVERGAVTWVQADLTSPDGAQQVVAAADGRPVGVLVNNVGSAPARPGGFLGVTDAQWRQTIELNLMTAVSVTRAVLPGMIEAGDGSVINIASVNARLPESVVVDYSASKAAVASLSKALSKEFGGQGIRVNSVSPGPVETELWTGEGGVAATVSQAAGVPADDVKAQAASSTASGRFSRPSEIADLVVYLAGDRARNIMGSDFIIDGGYVPTL comes from the coding sequence ATGAACGACCAGCAGCCAGAACTCGACGGCCGGCTCGCCGTCGTCACAGGGGCCAGCAAAGGCATCGGCCTCGCGGTCACGACGGCCCTGGCCGAGGCCGGAGCGCATGTCCTGGCCGTGGCCCGGACCTCCACCCCCGAGCTGCGGGCGCTGGTCGAGCGTGGAGCCGTCACCTGGGTGCAGGCGGATCTGACCTCGCCCGACGGAGCGCAGCAGGTGGTCGCCGCGGCCGACGGCCGGCCGGTGGGCGTACTGGTCAACAACGTCGGATCCGCCCCGGCGCGCCCCGGCGGATTCCTCGGCGTCACCGATGCCCAGTGGCGGCAGACCATCGAGCTGAACCTGATGACGGCCGTGTCCGTCACCCGTGCCGTACTTCCCGGAATGATCGAGGCGGGGGACGGCTCGGTCATCAACATCGCCTCGGTCAACGCACGCCTGCCCGAGTCCGTGGTCGTCGACTACAGCGCGTCCAAGGCCGCCGTGGCCAGTCTGTCCAAGGCACTGTCGAAGGAGTTCGGCGGCCAGGGGATCCGGGTGAACAGTGTCAGTCCCGGTCCGGTCGAGACCGAGCTCTGGACGGGTGAGGGCGGTGTGGCCGCCACGGTGTCCCAGGCTGCCGGAGTGCCGGCGGACGACGTGAAGGCGCAGGCGGCCTCATCCACCGCGTCGGGGCGTTTCTCCCGGCCGTCGGAGATCGCCGACCTGGTCGTCTACCTCGCCGGGGACCGGGCCCGCAACATCATGGGCAGCGACTTCATCATCGACGGCGGGTACGTGCCGACGCTGTGA
- a CDS encoding ricin-type beta-trefoil lectin domain protein, protein MAAIPHLDRIRRSRLLRTALTVGVLTTAAGALAVTPASAASGQITGLGGKCMDVAGASSANGAAVQLYDCNATGAQQWTVGSDGSVGALGKCLDIVDRSTTNGATLQLWDCTGGANQKWTVTAAGAIVNPQSNKCVDVTGSSSANATRLQIWSCTGAANQTWNTSGGGEVPGGDAPMAVAPYLYNGWGNPPSPTTVTNATGVKWYTLAFVLSNGYCNPQWDGSRPLTGGVDQQTVNTVRANGGDVIPSFGGWSGNKLESSCSSAGELAAAYQKVINAYGLKAIDIDIEAAAYDSPTVQQRTVDALKTVKANNPGIKTYVTFGTGQNGPDTSLINRAASAGLTVDSWTIMPFNFGGNGQNMGTLTTRAAEGLKTAVKNAYGYSDDQAYRHTGISSMNGVTDVGETITVADFRTILAYAQQRHIARLTFWSVNRDRPCTGGGADTCSEVSQQPWDFTRVLAQYRG, encoded by the coding sequence ATGGCCGCAATCCCCCACCTCGATCGCATCCGGCGGTCCCGACTGCTGCGCACCGCCCTCACGGTCGGCGTACTCACCACCGCCGCGGGAGCGCTCGCGGTGACCCCCGCGTCCGCGGCCTCCGGGCAGATCACCGGCCTGGGCGGAAAGTGCATGGACGTCGCCGGCGCGAGCAGCGCCAACGGAGCGGCCGTCCAGCTCTACGACTGCAACGCCACCGGTGCCCAGCAATGGACGGTCGGCTCCGACGGCAGCGTCGGCGCGCTGGGAAAGTGTCTGGACATCGTCGACAGGTCCACCACGAACGGCGCCACCCTCCAGCTGTGGGACTGCACGGGCGGGGCGAACCAGAAGTGGACGGTCACCGCCGCGGGGGCCATCGTCAACCCGCAGTCGAACAAGTGCGTGGACGTCACCGGCAGTTCGTCGGCGAACGCCACCCGGCTCCAGATCTGGAGCTGTACCGGCGCGGCCAACCAGACGTGGAACACATCGGGCGGCGGCGAAGTCCCCGGCGGTGACGCGCCGATGGCCGTCGCGCCCTACCTGTACAACGGGTGGGGGAATCCGCCGAGCCCGACCACCGTCACCAACGCGACGGGCGTCAAGTGGTACACACTCGCCTTCGTCCTCAGCAACGGCTACTGCAACCCCCAGTGGGACGGTAGCCGCCCCCTGACCGGGGGCGTCGACCAGCAGACGGTGAACACCGTGCGGGCCAACGGAGGCGACGTCATCCCGTCCTTCGGGGGCTGGAGCGGCAACAAGCTGGAGAGCTCCTGCTCCAGCGCCGGTGAACTGGCGGCGGCGTACCAGAAGGTCATCAACGCCTACGGGCTCAAGGCCATCGACATCGACATCGAGGCAGCGGCCTACGACAGCCCCACGGTCCAGCAGCGCACGGTGGACGCGCTGAAGACGGTGAAGGCCAACAACCCCGGCATCAAGACCTACGTCACCTTCGGCACGGGACAGAACGGGCCGGACACCAGCCTGATCAACCGCGCGGCTTCGGCGGGCCTGACCGTGGACAGCTGGACCATCATGCCGTTCAACTTCGGCGGCAACGGCCAGAACATGGGAACCCTCACCACGCGCGCTGCCGAGGGCCTGAAGACCGCGGTGAAGAACGCGTACGGATACAGCGACGACCAGGCCTACCGGCACACGGGAATCTCGTCGATGAACGGGGTCACCGACGTGGGCGAGACCATCACCGTCGCCGACTTCCGCACCATCCTCGCCTACGCGCAGCAGCGCCACATCGCCCGGCTGACCTTCTGGTCCGTCAACCGCGACCGGCCCTGCACCGGGGGAGGAGCGGACACCTGCTCCGAGGTGAGCCAGCAGCCCTGGGACTTCACCCGGGTCCTGGCGCAGTACCGCGGCTGA
- a CDS encoding class I SAM-dependent methyltransferase — translation MTHAHPHASPHSSRHDTDPDGQAEILDLDAEVLAEHIAAITAWLPVARAPREIVDLGCGTGTGTFALLERFPEAHVTAVDMSAEHLRRLRDKACDAGVRDRVHTVQADLDAADWPDLGTPDLVWASASMHHMHEPGRTLRSVHGLLAPGGLFAVVELAGFPRFLPENAPEEQPGLEDRCHAASERHHAAHVSHRGADWGPMLTAAGFAIEGERTITVNIEGSQDPAIGRYALGSLQRLRHSAVDSLSSGDLAALDRLLEVDGPQCILRRGDLSVRTERSVWAARRGN, via the coding sequence ATGACTCACGCACACCCGCACGCTTCCCCACACAGCTCCCGGCACGACACCGACCCGGACGGCCAGGCGGAGATTCTCGACCTCGACGCCGAAGTGCTGGCCGAGCACATCGCCGCGATCACCGCCTGGCTCCCCGTCGCGAGGGCGCCCCGCGAGATCGTGGATCTGGGCTGCGGTACGGGGACCGGCACCTTCGCCCTTCTCGAGCGCTTCCCCGAAGCCCACGTCACCGCCGTCGACATGTCGGCCGAGCACCTTCGGCGTCTGCGGGACAAGGCGTGCGACGCGGGCGTACGGGACCGTGTGCACACGGTCCAGGCCGACCTCGACGCCGCAGACTGGCCCGACCTGGGCACTCCGGACCTCGTATGGGCCTCGGCGTCGATGCACCACATGCACGAGCCCGGACGCACACTGCGCTCGGTCCACGGCCTCCTCGCACCCGGTGGCCTGTTCGCCGTCGTCGAACTGGCCGGCTTCCCCCGCTTCCTCCCGGAGAACGCCCCGGAGGAGCAGCCCGGCCTGGAGGACCGATGCCACGCCGCGAGCGAGCGCCACCACGCCGCACACGTGTCGCACCGCGGAGCCGACTGGGGGCCCATGCTGACCGCCGCCGGTTTCGCGATCGAGGGCGAACGCACCATCACGGTGAACATCGAGGGTTCCCAGGACCCGGCCATCGGCCGCTACGCGCTCGGCAGCCTCCAGCGCCTGCGCCACAGTGCCGTGGACTCGCTCTCGTCCGGTGACCTCGCCGCGCTCGACCGGCTGCTGGAGGTGGACGGCCCTCAGTGCATCCTGCGGCGCGGCGACCTCTCGGTCCGTACGGAGCGCAGTGTCTGGGCCGCACGGCGCGGGAACTGA
- a CDS encoding ThuA domain-containing protein — translation MRSLLTALTLLAALLSLTATPSTAGTAGRQAAAAPFKVLGLYSGTFDQAHISFAREANTWFPQAGASNGFTYTASTDWNLLANGGVDAYDVVLFLDDGPQSAAQRSGFERYMRAGGGWLGFHVSAFTTEAQNWPWYYNQFLGSGNFKSNTWGPTTAVLRVEDRAHPSTAALPQTFTSSVSEWYSWSNDLRNNPDIDILASVDPSSFPLGTNAGEIWYSGYYPILWTNRQYKMLYANFGHNAMNYDTNTPTSSTFASATQNRFLLDGLKWLAGAGSTEPPVEGIPETTWYAMVSGANGKCADARAASTANGTAVQQYTCNNTVAQQFQFRPTDGGYVRIAARGNPQQTVDVTDRSTAQGAPLQLWSYSGGLNQQWQPVRESSGRYHFSARHSGQCLTSSTAATDSVQLTQRPCDGSAAQSFALTAQP, via the coding sequence CTGCGGTCGCTGCTGACAGCCCTGACCCTGCTGGCCGCACTGCTCTCCCTGACGGCCACCCCTTCCACCGCCGGAACAGCCGGACGGCAGGCCGCCGCTGCGCCGTTCAAGGTGCTGGGGCTCTACAGCGGGACCTTCGACCAGGCCCACATCAGCTTCGCCCGTGAGGCCAACACCTGGTTCCCGCAGGCCGGCGCGTCCAACGGCTTCACCTACACCGCGAGCACCGACTGGAACCTGCTCGCCAACGGAGGTGTGGACGCCTACGACGTGGTCCTTTTCCTCGACGACGGTCCGCAGAGTGCCGCGCAGCGTTCGGGCTTCGAGCGGTACATGCGGGCGGGCGGCGGCTGGCTGGGCTTCCACGTGTCGGCCTTCACGACCGAGGCCCAGAACTGGCCCTGGTACTACAACCAGTTCCTCGGCAGCGGCAACTTCAAGTCCAACACCTGGGGGCCGACCACCGCCGTACTGCGGGTCGAGGACCGGGCCCACCCGTCGACGGCAGCCCTGCCGCAGACCTTCACCTCATCGGTCAGCGAGTGGTACAGCTGGTCCAACGACCTCCGCAACAACCCCGACATCGACATCCTCGCCTCGGTCGACCCCAGCAGCTTCCCCCTCGGGACGAACGCCGGTGAGATCTGGTACAGCGGCTACTACCCCATCCTCTGGACCAACCGCCAGTACAAGATGCTCTACGCCAACTTCGGCCACAACGCCATGAACTACGACACGAACACCCCGACGTCGTCCACGTTCGCCAGCGCCACCCAGAACCGGTTCCTCCTGGACGGACTCAAGTGGCTCGCGGGAGCCGGTTCCACCGAGCCGCCCGTCGAGGGCATCCCGGAGACGACGTGGTACGCGATGGTGTCCGGCGCCAACGGGAAGTGCGCTGACGCCAGGGCGGCGAGCACGGCCAACGGGACGGCCGTCCAGCAGTACACGTGCAACAACACCGTCGCCCAGCAGTTCCAGTTCAGGCCCACCGACGGCGGGTACGTACGCATCGCGGCCCGCGGCAACCCGCAGCAGACCGTGGACGTCACCGACCGGTCCACCGCACAGGGCGCGCCCCTGCAGTTGTGGTCCTACTCCGGCGGCCTCAACCAGCAGTGGCAGCCGGTTCGGGAATCCTCCGGCCGCTACCACTTCTCGGCCAGGCACAGCGGCCAGTGCCTCACGTCCTCCACGGCGGCGACCGACTCCGTGCAGCTGACCCAGCGTCCCTGCGACGGCTCCGCGGCACAGAGCTTCGCCCTCACCGCCCAGCCGTGA
- a CDS encoding NADP-dependent oxidoreductase → MRAITVRDREAGTAGLSLTEIPYPHAAENDVIVQVHAAGFTPGELAWPATWADRSGRDRTPSVPGHELSGVVVELGYGTTGLSVGQRVFGMADWARDGSLAEYTAVEARNLAPLPAGIDHTTAAAVPISGLTAWQGLFDHGRLATGETVLIHGSAGGVGSLAVQLAREVGARVIGTGRSADRERAAGIGVDTFVDLETEVLEDVGEVDVVLDVIGGEILDRSAALVRDGGTLVTIAHPVNARPRNGRAVFFVVEPDRATLARLAARLRDGRLAPVVGSVRSLDEAPEAFAPGARRVHGKTVIRVDHGVSRP, encoded by the coding sequence ATGCGAGCCATCACCGTACGTGACCGCGAAGCCGGGACCGCCGGGCTGTCGCTCACGGAGATCCCCTATCCGCATGCCGCGGAGAACGACGTGATCGTGCAGGTGCACGCCGCCGGTTTCACACCGGGAGAGCTCGCCTGGCCGGCCACCTGGGCGGACCGGTCGGGCCGTGACCGCACACCCAGCGTGCCCGGGCACGAACTGTCGGGCGTCGTCGTGGAACTGGGCTACGGGACCACCGGCCTGAGTGTCGGTCAGCGCGTGTTCGGTATGGCGGACTGGGCGCGCGACGGATCCCTCGCGGAGTACACCGCCGTGGAGGCCCGCAACCTCGCTCCTCTGCCGGCCGGCATCGACCACACCACCGCCGCGGCCGTCCCCATCTCCGGACTGACGGCGTGGCAAGGCCTGTTCGACCACGGCCGCCTTGCCACGGGTGAGACGGTGCTGATCCACGGCTCGGCCGGTGGGGTCGGGTCGCTCGCCGTGCAGCTCGCCCGCGAAGTCGGAGCGCGGGTCATCGGAACAGGCCGCTCCGCGGACCGCGAGCGTGCTGCCGGCATCGGAGTCGACACCTTCGTGGACCTGGAGACCGAGGTGCTGGAGGACGTCGGCGAAGTCGACGTCGTCCTCGACGTGATCGGAGGCGAGATCCTCGACCGCTCGGCCGCCCTCGTACGGGACGGTGGCACGCTGGTCACCATCGCCCACCCCGTGAACGCCAGGCCGCGGAACGGGCGCGCGGTGTTCTTCGTCGTCGAACCCGACCGCGCCACGCTCGCCCGCCTCGCCGCACGGCTGAGGGACGGGCGGCTCGCACCGGTGGTGGGCTCGGTCCGCTCCCTGGACGAGGCGCCGGAGGCGTTCGCCCCGGGAGCGCGGCGTGTCCACGGGAAGACGGTCATCCGTGTCGACCACGGCGTGAGCCGGCCGTAG